From Patescibacteria group bacterium, a single genomic window includes:
- the wecB gene encoding UDP-N-acetylglucosamine 2-epimerase (non-hydrolyzing) has translation MKIICVAAARPNFMKIAPLMEEFKKHKQFNPILIHTGQHYDYNMSGSFFKELKISKPKYNLGIKAGLHGEQTGKTMIEFEKICLKEKPNLVIVVGDVNATVACALVATKLQIKVAHVEAGLRSFDKNMPEEINRILTDHISDYLFCPTKTAVIHLKKEGIFKNVYNVGDIMYDVFLKNIKMAERKSKILTILSLQPKKYYLATIHRAENTNDRNKMKEIFNAFCEIKNIVLPCHPRAEKYLREYKLLDKVNKKINIIKPIGYLDMIWLLKNAKKVITDSGGLQKEAYFTKTPCITLRDQTEWPETLNNEWNKLVKIEEKIILKNILSSQTPKIQKNYFGNGKTSKQIVKTLIL, from the coding sequence ATAAAAATTATATGTGTTGCCGCCGCAAGACCAAATTTCATGAAAATCGCCCCTTTAATGGAGGAGTTTAAAAAGCACAAACAATTTAACCCTATTCTGATTCACACTGGTCAACATTATGACTATAATATGTCTGGCTCCTTTTTTAAAGAACTAAAAATTTCTAAACCAAAATATAACTTAGGCATTAAGGCGGGATTACACGGAGAACAAACTGGTAAAACCATGATTGAGTTTGAAAAGATTTGCTTAAAAGAAAAACCTAATTTAGTTATTGTGGTTGGTGATGTTAATGCTACGGTTGCCTGCGCTTTAGTAGCCACCAAACTTCAAATAAAAGTAGCTCATGTAGAAGCTGGCTTAAGAAGCTTTGATAAAAACATGCCAGAAGAAATAAATCGCATTCTAACTGATCATATTTCTGATTATCTATTTTGTCCAACAAAAACAGCAGTTATACATTTAAAAAAAGAAGGTATTTTTAAAAATGTCTATAATGTCGGAGACATTATGTATGATGTTTTTTTAAAGAATATAAAAATGGCTGAAAGAAAATCAAAAATACTAACAATACTGAGTTTGCAACCCAAGAAATATTATCTTGCAACTATTCATAGAGCAGAAAATACAAATGATAGAAATAAAATGAAAGAAATTTTTAACGCTTTTTGTGAAATTAAGAATATAGTCCTTCCCTGTCACCCTCGTGCAGAAAAATATCTGAGAGAATATAAACTATTGGATAAAGTTAATAAAAAAATAAATATTATTAAACCAATAGGATATCTTGACATGATATGGCTTTTAAAAAATGCCAAAAAAGTAATCACTGATTCTGGCGGATTACAAAAAGAGGCATATTTTACCAAAACCCCATGCATAACACTCCGAGACCAAACAGAATGGCCAGAAACATTAAACAATGAATGGAATAAATTAGTAAAAATAGAAGAAAAAATAATATTAAAAAACATACTCTCTTCTCAAACTCCTAAAATACAAAAAAACTATTTTGGAAATGGAAAAACATCAAAACAAATTGTAAAAACACTTATATTATAA
- a CDS encoding GDP-mannose 4,6-dehydratase: MKKNKIKILVTGGAGFIGSHLVDELINKKYKVFIIDNLSTGKKENLNSQAKFYKTDIQSSNISQIFKQEKPNIIFHLAAQIDVRKSVEDPITDAKINILGTLNLIKNFNLINSSPELKKISKFIFSSSGGAIYGDTNIIPTPETHIESPVSPYGIAKLTIEKYLNYYSKIFNLPFVSLRHGNVYGSRQNSQGEAGVIAIFCNKMLTNEQPTINGDGQQTRDYVFVKDVVRANMDVFEKNITGIFNIGTSKQTDVNTIFKKIQENLKTNFKEKHGPKLPGEQITSCLDYTQAKKTFNWEPKYDMEKGLKQTIKWFKKSYD, from the coding sequence ATGAAAAAAAATAAAATTAAAATACTAGTAACAGGTGGTGCTGGTTTTATTGGCTCTCATTTAGTAGATGAATTAATTAACAAAAAATATAAAGTCTTTATTATCGACAATCTATCAACAGGCAAAAAAGAAAATTTAAATAGCCAGGCAAAATTTTATAAAACAGACATTCAATCTTCAAATATTTCTCAAATTTTTAAACAAGAAAAACCAAATATCATTTTTCATCTAGCAGCCCAGATAGATGTTCGTAAATCAGTCGAAGATCCAATCACAGATGCAAAAATAAACATTTTAGGCACATTAAACTTAATCAAAAACTTTAATCTCATAAATTCATCGCCTGAATTAAAAAAAATATCCAAATTTATTTTTTCTTCTTCTGGCGGAGCAATTTATGGAGATACAAATATAATCCCAACACCAGAAACTCATATTGAATCCCCTGTTTCTCCTTATGGCATTGCTAAATTAACAATTGAAAAATACTTGAATTATTATTCTAAAATATTTAATCTTCCTTTTGTGAGCTTAAGACATGGAAACGTCTATGGCTCTAGACAAAATTCACAAGGAGAAGCAGGCGTAATTGCTATTTTTTGTAATAAAATGTTAACAAATGAACAACCAACAATAAATGGTGATGGCCAACAAACTCGTGACTATGTTTTTGTCAAAGATGTAGTAAGAGCAAATATGGATGTATTTGAAAAAAACATAACCGGCATATTCAATATTGGCACTTCAAAACAAACAGATGTCAATACTATCTTCAAAAAAATACAAGAAAATTTAAAAACAAATTTTAAAGAAAAACACGGACCAAAATTACCAGGCGAACAAATAACAAGCTGCCTTGATTACACCCAAGCCAAGAAAACATTTAATTGGGAACCTAAATACGACATGGAAAAAGGGCTAAAACAAACCATCAAGTGGTTCAAAAAATCATATGACTAA
- a CDS encoding N-acetyltransferase — protein sequence MNHWHHKTSEISNKAIIGKNTKIWQHCQILGNAKIGENCTIGHNCFIGSKTKLGNNIKLESNIDVWDLITLEDYVFVGPSVVFTNDPNPRAKYPKKQYPQYGQWQSTLVKTGASIGANATIICGITIGKHSFIGAGAVVNKDISDYALAVGVPAKQIGWICECGNKIEFKKQETICNICQKKYKKEKNKINLIQKNEKK from the coding sequence ATGAATCATTGGCATCATAAAACTTCTGAAATATCAAATAAAGCAATCATTGGTAAAAATACAAAAATTTGGCAACACTGCCAAATACTTGGTAATGCCAAAATTGGGGAAAATTGTACTATTGGCCATAATTGTTTTATTGGCTCAAAAACAAAACTAGGCAATAATATTAAATTAGAATCCAATATTGATGTTTGGGACTTAATTACTTTAGAAGATTATGTTTTTGTCGGACCATCAGTTGTTTTCACAAACGACCCTAATCCAAGAGCCAAATACCCTAAAAAACAATATCCTCAATACGGTCAATGGCAATCTACTTTAGTTAAAACCGGAGCTTCAATTGGAGCCAATGCTACTATAATCTGTGGTATTACTATTGGCAAACATTCTTTTATTGGAGCCGGGGCAGTAGTGAACAAAGATATCTCTGATTATGCCTTAGCAGTGGGAGTACCTGCTAAACAAATCGGCTGGATTTGTGAATGTGGAAATAAAATAGAATTCAAAAAACAAGAAACAATTTGTAATATTTGCCAAAAAAAATACAAAAAAGAGAAAAATAAAATTAATTTAATTCAAAAAAATGAAAAAAAATAA
- a CDS encoding Gfo/Idh/MocA family oxidoreductase has product MNYSIIGTGFIMPRHAEAIYYTKGKIIDIINTAHGQNNWQTIIKNPKTDCIVILTPNDLHFEMALMAAKNKKIVLCEKPLTINLKQIEKLAKYPNIFTVLQLRHHPKIKQLKKEINKNTQYKIEMDISAHRDKWYYKIWKGQKQRSGGVLFNLGIHYFDILIYLFGTPIESKTLTLNDKTGTGIIKGKNYICNWKISTDTPKNKQKRIFKINGINYNFSSKDNLSYENLHRNVYQDLLKGKGITPKQALKSTKLIEKLYESLAS; this is encoded by the coding sequence ATGAACTATTCTATTATCGGAACTGGCTTTATAATGCCACGACATGCTGAAGCAATTTATTACACCAAAGGAAAGATTATTGACATAATAAATACTGCTCACGGACAAAATAACTGGCAAACAATAATTAAAAATCCAAAAACAGATTGCATTGTTATTTTAACCCCCAATGATTTGCATTTTGAAATGGCTTTAATGGCTGCTAAAAACAAAAAAATTGTTCTTTGCGAAAAACCATTAACAATTAATTTAAAACAAATAGAAAAATTAGCAAAATACCCAAATATTTTTACTGTCTTACAATTACGACATCATCCTAAAATTAAACAATTAAAAAAAGAAATAAACAAAAACACTCAATATAAAATAGAAATGGATATCTCTGCTCATAGAGATAAGTGGTACTACAAAATTTGGAAAGGACAAAAACAAAGATCAGGCGGTGTTCTTTTTAATTTAGGCATTCATTATTTTGATATTTTGATTTATCTATTTGGGACACCAATTGAATCCAAAACATTAACATTAAATGACAAAACCGGCACAGGGATTATCAAAGGAAAAAACTATATTTGTAATTGGAAAATAAGCACTGACACGCCAAAGAACAAGCAAAAAAGAATATTTAAAATTAATGGAATTAACTATAATTTCTCATCCAAAGATAATCTTTCTTATGAAAATTTACATAGAAATGTTTATCAAGATTTATTAAAAGGAAAAGGAATAACTCCTAAACAAGCGCTAAAATCAACTAAGTTAATAGAAAAATTATATGAATCATTGGCATCATAA
- a CDS encoding nucleotide sugar dehydrogenase: MKKLTKLIKNKTAKIGIIGLGYVGLPLAIALATKKFKVFGIEPDKNKVKAINNHNSYIKDIKSSELQAVVKNKKLIASTNKSILAKVDVIIICVPTPLDEHKQPDISALKEATKSIKKYIKKGQLIILESTTYPGTTREVLLPILAKSKLKVGKDFWLVFSPERIDPGNKKYNVTNIPKVIGGITANGSQLASLLYKSFIPKTIIVSSPDTAEMTKLLENIFRIVNISMINELALVCGKMNIDIWEVIKAASTKPYGFMPFYPGPGVGGHCIPLDPFYLSWKAKEYNFYTRFIELAGEINQQMPHYIVTKIITALNKNQQAINNSKILIWGVAYKKDIADTRESSAYPIMTDLIKKRAKIDYFDPHVKEIKIGQQAFKSIKYTPEVLKNYDCVVILAKHSGFNYDVLAKQSALVVDTRNAIKSRQYKNVFYL, encoded by the coding sequence ATGAAAAAACTAACAAAACTAATCAAAAACAAAACAGCTAAAATAGGAATTATTGGACTGGGATATGTTGGACTACCCTTAGCAATCGCCTTGGCTACCAAAAAATTCAAAGTTTTTGGAATTGAACCAGATAAAAACAAAGTCAAAGCCATTAATAATCACAACTCATATATAAAAGATATAAAATCATCTGAATTACAAGCTGTTGTTAAAAATAAAAAACTAATAGCATCAACAAATAAAAGCATTTTAGCAAAAGTTGATGTTATTATTATTTGTGTACCAACTCCTTTAGATGAACATAAACAACCTGATATTTCCGCATTAAAAGAGGCAACTAAATCAATCAAAAAATACATTAAAAAAGGTCAATTAATAATATTAGAAAGCACTACCTATCCTGGCACAACTCGGGAAGTTTTATTGCCAATTCTAGCCAAATCAAAATTAAAAGTTGGTAAAGATTTCTGGCTAGTTTTTTCTCCGGAAAGAATTGACCCTGGCAATAAAAAATACAATGTAACCAACATACCAAAAGTAATTGGTGGCATTACTGCTAATGGAAGTCAACTAGCCAGCTTGCTCTATAAATCATTTATTCCTAAAACCATAATAGTTTCCTCCCCTGATACAGCTGAAATGACCAAACTACTAGAAAATATCTTCAGGATTGTGAATATTTCAATGATTAATGAACTTGCGCTTGTCTGTGGAAAAATGAACATTGATATCTGGGAAGTAATTAAGGCAGCCAGTACAAAACCGTATGGATTTATGCCATTTTATCCTGGCCCTGGAGTAGGCGGACACTGTATCCCATTAGATCCATTTTATCTGTCATGGAAGGCCAAAGAATATAATTTTTATACTAGATTTATTGAACTGGCCGGAGAAATCAACCAGCAAATGCCTCATTATATTGTCACTAAAATTATAACTGCCTTAAATAAAAATCAGCAAGCAATTAATAATTCTAAAATTCTAATTTGGGGAGTAGCTTATAAAAAAGATATTGCCGACACAAGAGAATCCTCTGCCTATCCGATCATGACTGATTTAATAAAAAAAAGAGCAAAAATAGATTATTTTGACCCCCATGTCAAAGAAATTAAAATAGGCCAGCAAGCATTCAAATCAATCAAATATACTCCTGAAGTTTTAAAAAATTATGACTGTGTTGTAATCTTGGCAAAACATTCTGGGTTTAATTATGATGTCCTTGCTAAGCAATCAGCCCTAGTTGTTGATACTAGAAATGCTATCAAATCCAGACAATACAAAAACGTCTTTTATTTATAA
- a CDS encoding O-antigen ligase family protein, whose translation MSDKIEQILIKIIKIGVIIILFLPILVYKQVLFPYVFAKILVFQIMVEIILAIWLVLVVNNQAYKVNWKNPLIMAVTTFMGMLTLTMFTGVDISKSFFGNQERMSGLFSVLHFYAFFIILTSIFKQWKDWQKIIWSSLFCSVLVGVYGLGQKLGLDLLIKNKALQMNSTFGNPIYLAVYSMLNIFLAIILLLKEKIKLSQILAGLVVVFNLIIMLLAASRGVILAFGGSLCLFFILLVFLSQSKKIKIGLSFLIIIIVSCFILIQIPQIKTQLTNAPIFVRRLAYFFNSSKSRLISWEIGWQGFKEKPLTGWGWENYDVVFNKHYDPWYLSKGYNATWFDRSHNQVIDLLAMTGILGVLSYLIIFGIVFWLLFKKIKILDNLKQKIPFILLVLMFLAYFIQNLFVFDTPSALIVFYVGLGLVYFFTKQPVSQISTPAPKYFPLPLLIFLIIICLPWIMYEYNIKPFYQSKLAMKGNNATKIINLKAGLPWYEKSLQEQSFVNPEIATQMSMKIAVEYKDLEKADLPTLKQATELAIREYEQSVMQHPFNARLWLYLGQLYGLGSNYNRNYIDKAEECLIKAKNLSPRRQQVYFELSRIYGYRNEYSQAVDFLKQAMELDTSIATPITNLKRFLTALEEIDPELVATTREWLTELNKK comes from the coding sequence ATGAGTGATAAAATTGAACAAATTCTGATTAAAATAATTAAAATTGGTGTAATAATTATTTTATTTTTGCCTATTTTAGTTTATAAGCAAGTTCTTTTTCCATATGTTTTTGCTAAAATCTTGGTTTTTCAGATTATGGTTGAAATAATTTTGGCTATTTGGTTGGTGCTTGTTGTTAATAATCAAGCATATAAAGTAAATTGGAAGAATCCGCTAATCATGGCTGTCACAACCTTTATGGGAATGTTGACTCTAACAATGTTTACGGGTGTTGATATTTCTAAAAGTTTTTTTGGAAATCAAGAAAGAATGAGTGGACTTTTCAGTGTTTTACATTTTTATGCTTTTTTTATTATTTTAACCAGTATTTTTAAACAATGGAAAGATTGGCAAAAGATTATTTGGTCTAGTTTGTTCTGTTCGGTTTTAGTCGGCGTATATGGACTGGGTCAAAAGCTAGGCCTTGATTTGTTGATAAAAAACAAGGCATTGCAAATGAATTCAACCTTTGGCAATCCTATTTATTTAGCAGTATATTCAATGTTAAATATCTTTCTGGCCATTATTCTACTGTTAAAAGAAAAAATAAAATTAAGTCAAATCTTGGCTGGTTTGGTTGTTGTTTTTAATTTAATCATTATGTTGCTAGCTGCTTCAAGGGGAGTGATATTAGCTTTTGGTGGTAGTTTGTGTTTGTTTTTTATTTTGTTGGTATTTCTTTCTCAAAGTAAAAAAATAAAAATAGGGCTTAGTTTTTTAATCATAATTATTGTTAGTTGTTTTATTCTTATTCAAATTCCTCAAATTAAAACACAACTGACAAATGCTCCTATTTTTGTTAGGCGGTTGGCATATTTTTTTAATAGTTCAAAATCAAGATTAATATCTTGGGAGATTGGCTGGCAAGGGTTTAAAGAAAAACCACTGACTGGTTGGGGCTGGGAGAATTATGATGTTGTTTTTAATAAACATTATGACCCTTGGTATTTAAGCAAAGGATATAATGCTACTTGGTTTGATAGGTCTCATAATCAAGTAATAGATTTATTAGCCATGACTGGTATTTTGGGAGTGTTGTCTTATTTGATAATTTTTGGCATTGTTTTTTGGTTATTATTTAAGAAAATAAAAATACTGGATAATTTAAAACAGAAAATTCCTTTTATTCTTTTAGTTTTAATGTTTTTAGCGTATTTTATTCAAAATCTTTTTGTGTTTGATACGCCCTCGGCTCTAATTGTTTTTTATGTTGGTTTGGGATTGGTTTATTTTTTCACCAAACAACCAGTTTCTCAAATTAGCACACCAGCCCCCAAGTATTTTCCATTGCCATTACTAATATTTTTAATTATTATATGTTTACCCTGGATAATGTATGAGTATAATATCAAGCCGTTTTATCAGTCAAAATTAGCCATGAAAGGCAATAATGCCACTAAGATAATTAACTTAAAAGCAGGATTGCCATGGTATGAAAAATCTTTGCAAGAGCAGAGTTTTGTCAATCCAGAGATTGCTACCCAGATGTCAATGAAAATAGCAGTTGAATACAAGGATTTAGAAAAAGCTGATTTGCCAACCTTAAAACAAGCGACTGAACTGGCTATCAGGGAATATGAGCAAAGTGTTATGCAGCATCCTTTTAATGCTCGACTTTGGCTATACTTGGGTCAATTATATGGGTTGGGGTCAAATTATAATAGAAATTATATTGATAAAGCAGAGGAATGTTTAATAAAAGCTAAAAATTTATCGCCCAGAAGACAGCAGGTCTACTTTGAGTTGTCTAGGATATATGGATATAGAAATGAATATAGTCAGGCAGTTGATTTTTTAAAGCAAGCCATGGAATTAGATACTAGCATAGCTACTCCAATCACAAATTTAAAAAGATTTTTAACAGCATTAGAAGAAATAGACCCAGAATTAGTAGCCACTACTAGAGAGTGGTTGACTGAATTAAATAAAAAATAA
- a CDS encoding phosphoglycerate kinase, protein MELKTIKQIKDLKNKQVLLRVDFNCPMENDQIIDDTRIKLVLPTIQYLIKKQAKVILISHLGRPKKHSQSSLSLKPFYNYLVAMFSKQEVGFVNDCLGKKVIKEVSKLKAGNVLLLENLRFYKQEQANEVDFARQLAKLADIYINDAFSVSHRQHASVSSITNFLPSYAGLLINKEIKILTAVLKSKAHPFVVLMGGQKISTKISTIKNLLNLADSVLIGGALVNNFLKAKTYNIGSSIYEAKMLTVCNELNNHKKIITPVDFKAWLNNSSQSKLLELDELNSFNNDFDILDIGDKTIDLFSKHIKNAKIIIWNGPMGKFENKNFSRGTKLIAQEIFNNKQARIIIGGGDIIRAISSLITDFDKLPANVFLSTGGGAMLKFLSGESLPGIKPLLFNK, encoded by the coding sequence ATGGAATTAAAAACAATCAAGCAAATAAAAGATTTGAAAAATAAGCAGGTTTTATTAAGAGTTGATTTTAATTGCCCCATGGAGAATGATCAAATAATTGATGACACTCGTATTAAATTGGTGTTGCCAACTATTCAATATTTAATTAAAAAACAAGCCAAAGTAATTTTGATTAGTCATTTAGGTCGTCCAAAGAAGCATTCTCAATCTTCCTTATCTTTAAAACCATTTTATAATTACTTAGTAGCAATGTTTTCAAAACAAGAAGTGGGGTTTGTTAATGATTGCCTTGGAAAGAAAGTTATTAAAGAGGTAAGCAAGTTAAAGGCAGGGAATGTTCTTTTGTTAGAAAATCTCCGTTTTTATAAACAAGAACAAGCTAATGAGGTTGATTTTGCTAGACAGCTGGCTAAATTGGCAGATATTTATATTAATGATGCCTTTTCTGTTTCTCATCGACAGCATGCTTCTGTTTCATCTATAACCAATTTTTTGCCAAGTTATGCCGGACTATTAATTAACAAGGAAATAAAAATTTTAACAGCTGTTTTAAAAAGCAAAGCACATCCTTTTGTGGTTTTAATGGGTGGTCAAAAAATATCAACTAAAATTAGCACTATAAAAAATTTATTAAACTTGGCTGATTCAGTTTTAATTGGCGGGGCTTTGGTTAATAATTTTTTAAAAGCTAAAACATATAATATAGGCAGTTCAATTTATGAAGCCAAAATGTTAACTGTTTGCAATGAGTTAAATAATCATAAAAAAATTATTACTCCAGTAGATTTTAAGGCGTGGTTAAATAATTCTTCTCAAAGCAAGTTATTAGAATTAGATGAATTAAATAGTTTCAATAATGATTTTGATATTTTAGACATAGGGGATAAAACCATTGACCTGTTCTCAAAACATATTAAAAATGCTAAAATAATAATCTGGAATGGGCCCATGGGGAAATTTGAAAACAAGAATTTTTCTAGAGGAACTAAATTAATTGCTCAGGAAATTTTTAATAATAAACAAGCTCGGATAATTATTGGTGGGGGAGATATAATCAGGGCAATTTCTTCTTTGATTACTGATTTTGATAAATTGCCAGCTAATGTATTTTTATCTACTGGTGGCGGAGCAATGTTAAAGTTTTTGTCAGGGGAAAGCTTGCCAGGAATTAAGCCATTATTATTCAATAAATAA
- the eno gene encoding phosphopyruvate hydratase, whose product MSKIKKVFAREILDSRGNPTIETKIILDNGVEAKAAVPSGASKGKYEALELRDNDPNRYSGRGVLNACSNVMGRIANTIVGGTAEIQSMDETMLALDGTNNKSKLGANAILSVSLAIARVCAKDANLPLYEYLRKTYKIHSEKYKMPVPMFNVINGGKHSDSGLDIQEFLIIPMGGDSFKDRVLIGVDIFSALRDILKSKELTFAVGDEGGFAPKLKNTKKVFDLLARISEFTEHSLGKEVFFGIDAAASVFYDTHKKRYLFENKKRSSDDMLKFYRKLFKKYPIFTIEDPFAEDDWDVWPKLTAKIKVLNDDFLVIGDDLFGTNIKRLQRGIDNKVANAILIKPNQIGSVTETMKCISLAQDNNYKIVISHRSGETNDDFIADLAVAVGADFIKTGAPNRGERVAKYNRLMEIETELISSQQIL is encoded by the coding sequence ATGTCTAAAATAAAAAAAGTTTTTGCTCGAGAGATATTGGATTCTCGAGGAAACCCAACCATTGAAACAAAAATAATATTAGACAATGGGGTTGAGGCCAAGGCAGCCGTGCCATCTGGCGCCTCAAAAGGAAAATACGAAGCATTGGAATTGAGAGATAATGACCCTAATCGTTACTCAGGCAGAGGAGTTTTAAATGCTTGTAGCAATGTAATGGGCAGAATAGCCAATACCATTGTGGGGGGAACAGCAGAAATTCAATCAATGGATGAGACCATGTTGGCTCTTGATGGAACAAATAATAAAAGCAAATTAGGAGCTAATGCTATTTTGTCTGTTTCTTTGGCAATTGCTAGAGTTTGCGCCAAGGATGCTAATTTGCCTTTGTATGAATATCTTAGAAAAACATATAAAATACATTCTGAAAAATACAAAATGCCAGTACCAATGTTCAATGTTATTAATGGTGGCAAACATTCTGATTCAGGGCTGGATATTCAAGAGTTTTTAATTATTCCAATGGGAGGAGATAGTTTTAAGGATAGGGTTTTAATCGGGGTTGATATTTTTTCAGCTTTAAGAGATATTTTAAAAAGCAAAGAATTGACTTTTGCGGTTGGTGATGAAGGCGGTTTTGCTCCTAAACTAAAAAATACTAAAAAAGTTTTTGATTTATTGGCTAGAATTTCAGAATTCACCGAGCATTCGTTAGGCAAGGAAGTATTTTTTGGCATAGATGCAGCTGCTTCTGTTTTTTATGACACACACAAGAAGAGATATTTGTTTGAGAATAAAAAACGTTCTAGTGATGATATGTTAAAGTTTTACAGAAAATTGTTTAAAAAATATCCTATTTTTACAATTGAAGACCCGTTTGCTGAAGATGATTGGGATGTTTGGCCAAAATTAACAGCCAAAATTAAAGTTTTGAATGATGATTTTTTAGTGATTGGAGATGACTTGTTTGGCACAAATATAAAGAGATTGCAAAGAGGGATAGATAATAAAGTAGCTAATGCAATTTTAATTAAGCCAAATCAAATAGGGAGTGTTACAGAAACAATGAAATGCATTAGCTTGGCTCAGGATAATAATTATAAGATTGTTATTTCTCATCGTTCTGGAGAAACAAATGATGATTTTATAGCTGATTTAGCTGTGGCAGTTGGGGCTGATTTTATTAAAACAGGCGCTCCTAATAGAGGAGAAAGAGTGGCTAAATATAATCGATTAATGGAAATAGAGACAGAACTTATAAGTAGTCAACAAATTCTATAG